TTATACATGGGTGAGCGATGGTAAGGGCAAGTTTGAAATCAGCGAATGCGTTAAAGATGAACAAGGCACAGAAATCACCCTCTTTTTAAAAGATGAAGATTCTCATTTTGCGAGCCGTTGGGAGATTGACAGCGTTATTAAAAAGTATTCTGAGCATATCCCTTTCCCTATTTTTTTAACTTACACCGATACGAAATTTGAAAGTGAAGGGGACGATAAAAAAGAAATTAAAGAAGAAAAATGCGATCAAATCAATCAAGCGAGCGCTTTATGGAAAATGAATAAGAGCGAGTTGAAAGAAAAAGACTACAAAGAGTTTTACCAATCGTTTGCGCATGATAACAGCGAACCTTTGAGCTATATCCACAATAAAGTGGAAGGCTCTTTAGAATACACAACGCTTTTTTACATCCCCAGCAAAGCGCCCTTTGACATGTTTAGGGTGGATTATAAAAGCGGGGTCAAACTTTATGTTAAAAGGGTGTTTATCACTGATGATGACAAAGAATTGTTGCCGTCTTATTTGAGGTTTGTTAAAGGCGTGATTGACAGCGAAGATTTACCCTTGAATGTGAGCCGTGAAATTTTGCAGCAAAACAAGATTTTAGCCAATATCCGTTCGGCTTCAGTGAAAAAGATTTTAGGCGAGATTGAACGCTTGAGCAAGGATAATGAAAATTACCATAAATTCTATGAGCCTTTCGGGAAAGTGTTAAAAGAAGGCTTGTATGGGGATTTTGAAAACAAAGAAAAACTTTTAGAATTGTTAAGATTCTATTCTAAAGACAAAGAAAAATTGGTTTCTTTAAAAGAATATAAAGAAAATTTAAAAGAAAATCAAAAAAGCATTTACTACCTTTTAGGTGAAAATTTAGACTTACTAAAGGCGTCCCCACTTTTAGAAAAATACGCTCAAAAAGGCTATGATGTTTTGTTGCTGAGCGATGAAATTGATGCGTTTGTGATGCCAGGCGTGAATGAATACGATAAAACGCCCTTTAGAGACGCTAGCCATAGCGAGAGCCTAAAAGAGCTTGGTTTGGAAGAAATCAACGATGAGGTAAAAGAGCGGTTTAAAGATTTAATGAAAGCGTTTGAAGAAAATCTTAAAGATGAGATTAAAGGCGTAGAGCTTTCTAACCATCTCACTTCAGCAGTGGCTTTAATAGGCGATGAACAAAATGCGATGATGGCTAATTGGATGCGTCAAATGGGGCAAAGCGTTCCTGAAAGTAAGAAGACGCTAGAATTAAACCCTAACCATGCGATTTTGCAAAAACTCTTAAAATACGAAGATAAAGAGCAGTTGAGTGCTTTTATCTGGTTGCTTTATGATGGGGCGAAGCTTTTAGAAAAAGGGGCTTTAAAAGACGCTAAAAGTTTTAACGAGCGTTTGAATAGCGTGCTATTGAAAGCGTTAAAGGGTTTGAATAAACTCGCTTAAACCCTTCAAAGCACCAATCTAAAAACGGCGTTTAAGATGAATGGGTGCGATAAAAACCTT
This region of Helicobacter pylori genomic DNA includes:
- the htpG gene encoding molecular chaperone HtpG; translated protein: MSNQEYTFQTEINQLLDLMIHSLYSNKEIFLRELISNASDALDKLNYLMLTDEKLKGLNTTPSIHLSFDGQKKTLTIKDNGIGMDKNDLIEHLGTIAKSGTKSFLSALSGDKKKDSALIGQFGVGFYSAFMVASKIVVQTKKVTSHQAYTWVSDGKGKFEISECVKDEQGTEITLFLKDEDSHFASRWEIDSVIKKYSEHIPFPIFLTYTDTKFESEGDDKKEIKEEKCDQINQASALWKMNKSELKEKDYKEFYQSFAHDNSEPLSYIHNKVEGSLEYTTLFYIPSKAPFDMFRVDYKSGVKLYVKRVFITDDDKELLPSYLRFVKGVIDSEDLPLNVSREILQQNKILANIRSASVKKILGEIERLSKDNENYHKFYEPFGKVLKEGLYGDFENKEKLLELLRFYSKDKEKLVSLKEYKENLKENQKSIYYLLGENLDLLKASPLLEKYAQKGYDVLLLSDEIDAFVMPGVNEYDKTPFRDASHSESLKELGLEEINDEVKERFKDLMKAFEENLKDEIKGVELSNHLTSAVALIGDEQNAMMANWMRQMGQSVPESKKTLELNPNHAILQKLLKYEDKEQLSAFIWLLYDGAKLLEKGALKDAKSFNERLNSVLLKALKGLNKLA